The proteins below are encoded in one region of Nitrospirota bacterium:
- the hpt gene encoding hypoxanthine phosphoribosyltransferase, translating into MKRIFGKPLITQREIEKRIKELGTKISADYDGKDLVMICILKGGYIFFADLVRNIHVPVSVDFMMVSSYGPGTTSSNAVKIIADLSADIKDKDVLIVEDIVDSGLTLSYLYKTIKSKKPRTIKLCVLLDKVERRKYETPIDYVGFTIPNNFVIGYGLDYQDNFRNLPYIAVLDEHEADELLNHR; encoded by the coding sequence ATGAAACGGATATTCGGCAAGCCCCTTATTACACAACGGGAGATTGAAAAAAGGATCAAAGAACTTGGGACAAAGATTTCAGCAGATTATGACGGCAAAGACCTTGTAATGATCTGCATCTTAAAGGGGGGATACATATTTTTTGCAGACCTGGTCAGAAATATCCATGTTCCTGTAAGCGTAGATTTTATGATGGTCTCAAGCTACGGCCCGGGTACTACATCTTCCAATGCTGTGAAGATAATTGCAGACCTCTCAGCAGATATCAAAGATAAGGACGTCCTTATTGTAGAGGATATAGTGGATTCAGGACTAACATTGAGTTACTTATATAAGACTATAAAGTCAAAGAAACCGAGGACAATCAAGCTGTGTGTCCTGCTTGATAAGGTTGAAAGAAGAAAATACGAAACCCCTATTGACTATGTTGGATTTACAATCCCCAATAATTTTGTAATCGGCTACGGCCTTGATTATCAGGACAACTTCAGGAATTTACCATATATTGCGGTGTTGGATGAACACGAAGCGGATGAATTGCTGAATCATAGATAG
- the tilS gene encoding tRNA lysidine(34) synthetase TilS yields the protein MNYAILKKAQETIKRHNMLTHGDTVLVGVSSGPDSVCLLHILNDLKAEYDLTLHIAHLNHGFRGTEAEEDAEYVESLGTSLGIPVHSEYADIPSYIKKSGLSKQAGARKYRYKFFNRIADEINASRIALGHTADDQVETFLMRLIRGSGTSGLSGIPPVRDKIIRPLIEISREEINEFLSERKIRYRIDSSNLTTVYLRNKIRIELLPYLAKEFNPNIMDTILRNLKVLRDEDVFLDNYVRKIYKDIAVCENTAFVPPPLNPLPRGEGTLDAQLRGEGAMLFPPPLTGGGEGEGGHRSVQFNIASLAPLAIPVRRRIIRYAVETIAGEGAVDLSFKHVEDALNLLESNEAGEIHLPAGLIVNKDKGHLRLYLKHSIPSPLRGEGQGGGGQWRISSEIQPIQFSYQVTVPGDTHIREAGITVSTTILDRHVYDKSNSTYMQHEACFPINDTVLPIIIRNRRSGDFFCPADMGGHKKKIKEYFIDLKIPAGERERIPILLSSSGSVMWVVGYRTDERFKVKPSSEKILQVKTFRSAA from the coding sequence ATGAACTACGCAATCCTAAAAAAAGCACAAGAAACTATCAAACGCCATAACATGCTTACTCATGGTGACACAGTGCTTGTCGGTGTGTCCTCCGGCCCGGACTCTGTGTGCCTTCTTCATATTTTAAATGACTTGAAGGCCGAATATGATTTAACCCTTCATATTGCCCATCTCAATCACGGCTTTCGGGGAACAGAGGCTGAAGAAGATGCTGAGTATGTAGAATCACTCGGAACATCTCTTGGGATTCCGGTTCATTCAGAATATGCAGATATTCCTTCTTATATTAAAAAGTCGGGATTATCAAAGCAGGCCGGTGCACGTAAATATCGTTATAAGTTTTTCAATAGGATTGCTGACGAGATTAATGCATCACGGATTGCACTTGGCCACACAGCAGACGACCAGGTTGAAACATTTTTAATGAGACTAATCAGGGGCTCCGGTACATCCGGCCTGTCAGGCATACCACCGGTCAGGGATAAGATAATCAGACCCCTCATAGAGATCAGCCGTGAGGAGATTAATGAGTTCCTTTCTGAAAGGAAAATCAGATACAGGATTGACTCTTCGAACCTTACCACTGTTTATCTGAGGAATAAGATACGCATAGAACTTCTCCCTTATCTTGCAAAAGAATTTAATCCAAATATAATGGATACTATATTAAGGAACCTTAAAGTGCTCAGGGATGAAGATGTATTCCTTGATAATTATGTGAGAAAAATTTATAAAGATATCGCTGTTTGTGAAAATACGGCATTCGTTCCCCCTCCCCTTAATCCCCTCCCGCGGGGGGAGGGGACATTAGATGCGCAATTGAGGGGAGAGGGTGCTATGCTTTTTCCCCCTCCCTTGACGGGAGGGGGTGAGGGGGAGGGTGGGCATAGATCAGTACAGTTTAATATCGCATCGCTTGCTCCACTTGCGATTCCTGTCAGGCGGCGGATTATACGGTATGCTGTCGAGACGATAGCCGGAGAAGGTGCTGTTGATTTATCTTTTAAACATGTTGAAGATGCTTTAAACCTGCTTGAAAGTAATGAGGCCGGGGAGATTCATCTTCCTGCCGGTTTAATTGTAAATAAGGACAAGGGACACCTCAGGTTATATTTAAAACATAGTATCCCCTCCCCCTTGAGGGGGGAGGGTCAAGGTGGGGGTGGGCAATGGAGAATTTCGAGTGAAATCCAACCTATACAATTTTCATATCAGGTTACAGTTCCGGGTGACACACATATACGTGAGGCAGGGATAACAGTGAGTACAACTATACTTGACCGCCATGTTTATGATAAAAGTAACAGTACTTATATGCAACATGAGGCATGTTTTCCCATTAATGATACAGTATTGCCCATAATAATCCGTAACCGCAGGTCAGGAGATTTTTTTTGTCCGGCAGATATGGGCGGGCATAAGAAAAAGATAAAAGAATATTTTATAGATTTGAAGATTCCTGCAGGAGAGAGGGAAAGGATTCCAATCCTTCTTTCATCTTCCGGCAGTGTTATGTGGGTTGTCGGTTACAGAACTGATGAGAGATTTAAGGTTAAACCTTCTTCAGAAAAGATATTACAGGTAAAGACATTCAGAAGTGCGGCATGA